GCCCTTTGGCACATGGTGGCATCCATCCGTCATGGCCGTGGAACGACCCATTGCCGCCGCGCGGTGCTGCTGTTCGCGCTCATCACCATCCAGGCGCTAATCGGCATTGTTACAATCGTCACCCAGGTGCCAATGGGTTGGGCGCTGGCGCATCAGGGCTGGGCGGTTGTCGTTCTCGGATTCGCCGTCGCCCACTGGCGCGGCTTTTACGGCGCTTATCTGCTCCAAACGGAGATCCTCGTGCGCAATTGAGCGTCAGTGCCAGGTCTCGTCTGCTTCAGGCAGGTCTGCGCTGAGAGACAGGAAGGAAAAACCATGGCTCTTTTCCAACCATCCCGGCATCACCGGTACTTCTCCGATGCCCACTACTATGCCCGGTTTGAATTGGCCTACACCCTGGTCGATGTGACGGCTGCGCTGCTGTTCGTGATTGGCTCGATTATGTTTTTCTCGGAAGACTGGCTAACTACCGGCACATGGTGCTTTCTCGTCGGGTCGATTTGCTTTGCTTTCAAGCCTGTTCTGCGCATCATTCGCGAGCTGCGCTACATCCGCGACAATGACTACGAAGATCTCGCAAAGCGGTTCGAAAACGAAAGCTAAGTCGTACGGGACGACTGAGCTTTCCTGTCATCTTAACCGCCAATCATCAGGTTGAGGTTCTGCACCGCGGCACCTGAGGCACCTTTGCCCAGATTGTCGAGCGAAGCGATCAGGTTGGCCTGGTCTGTGCCCTCGGTTCCGCAGACATAGAGCTTTATCCGGTCCGTCCCCTTGAGTTCTTCCGGATCGAGCCGACCGGCCTTGCTCGCTTCCTCCAGGGATGCCACCTCGACAATGCCGCTGCCCTCATAATGGTTCGACAGCGCAGCGTGGATCCCGGACAGCGTGACGTTGCCAGTCATCAGATCGAGATGCAGCGGCACATTGACCAGCATGCCTTGCGCAAACCGCCCGACCGCCGGCGTGAAGATCGGCCGCCGGGAGATCCCGGTGCGTGCGATGATTTCCGGAACATGTTTGTGGGCCAGAGTCAGCGCATAGGCGAAATGGGGCGCAGTGATCGCATCGTCCCGCGAAGCATCTTCCATTTGCGCAATCATCTGCTTGCCGCCGCCGGTGTAACCGGACACGGCATTGATCGTGACCGGATAATCCGCCGGGAGCAGGCCCTGTGCGACAAGCGGCGCAAGCAAGGCGATCGCGCCAGTGGAGTAGCAGCCTGGGTTGGAGACGAACTGGGCGCTTGCGATCCGCGCGGCCTGGTCTTTCGAAAGCTCGGCGAAACCATAGGCCCAATCCGGGTGTGACCGGTGCGCGGTGGATGCATCGATAAACCGCGTTCCAGCATCGGCCGCCAGCGCCACGGATTCGCGCGCTGCATCATCGGGCAGGCAAAGGATTGCGATATCAGCGTCCCGCAGGAATGCTTTCCGAACCTCGGGATCGCGCCGCTGATCGGCCGGCATCGACATCAGTTCGATGTCTGTCCGGCCTGTCAGCCTGTTCACGATCTGCAGGCCAGTGGTGCCGTGTTCGCCGTCAATGAAGATCTTGGGAGCCATCGGGCTTCTCCGTTCATGCTAATAAAATCAGGGGCTTGTGCAGCACTGCGGACTCATTTTCCGAAGCACTTGAATCGCTTCGCGAGGCTTATCGTCGTGATCGGCGTTCTGCAAGCAGTCCCAGATAGTGCATGGCAACAGAGGCTCCGGCTATCGCGGTGATGTCCGCGTGGTCATAGGCTGGAGCAACTTCTACAATGTCTGCGCCCTTGATATCAAGCCCCCCGAGCTTCTGCAGCACCGAGAGCATCTTGGCGCTGGAGGGGCCACCGGCGACGGGTGTCCCGGTTCCAGGCGCGAAGGCCGGGTCCAGGCAGTCGATGTCAAAGGTCACATAGCAGGCCATGTCGCCCACATGGTCGAGAATGGTGGACGCGATGTCCGCTGCACTCATGTCCTCGACCTCGTGACCATAGACGATGCGGATGCCACAGTCTTCGGGCGCATGGGTCCGGATGCCGACCTGGATCGACCGGCTCGGGTCGATCACCCCGTCGCGCACCGCGCGGCCGACAAAGGAACCGTGGTCGATGCGTCTGCCATCGTCGAACCAGGTATCCTGGTGGGCGTCGAACTGCACAAGAGCGAGCGGGCCATGGATCGCCGCGTGGGCTTTGAGCAGCGGCCAGGTAACGAAATGATCGCCGCCGAGGCTGAGCAGGAACGCGCCCGATTTGAGGATCTTGGCGGCCTCGCGCTCGATGGTTGCCGGTGTCTTCTGGTGATTGCCATAGTCGAGAAGGCAGTCACCATAGTCGATCACTGCCATGGCTTCGAACAGGTCACGCGCAAACGGATATTGCGGGTCATTGTCGAAGATCGCCGAGGCGCGGCGGATTGCCTGCGGGCCAAAGCGCGCGCCAGGCCGGTTCGACACCGCCGCATCAAACGGAATGCCCCAGACCACCGCATCCGCACCCTTCAGCGTCTTGGTGTATTTCCGCCGCATGAACGACAAGGCGCCTGCATAGGTCGGGTCCGTGGCTGCCGATGTCAGTGAACGTGCGGTGAAGGCGTGGTCGATGGATTTGTTGGCCATGGGTGGCTCCCGGCGGATTTTGGATCGCCACCTGCTTAGCCCAATCAAATGAAACGATAAAGCGCAAGCGCTCAGATCAATCGCTAGCTCTGTCCGCACTCACTGTGGAACAGATCCGCCGGACCACTCTATCGAACGTAGGGAAGCCGTTCGCGCCGCCAGCCGGAAAATCCTGCCGGAATGTGCATCACGTCCTTGAAATCTGTCCGCGTGAAGGCGCGCATCAATGCGTGACTGCGGCCACCGGCATGGCAATACATCACATAGGTCCGGCCCGGCTCGAGTGCCATGATCCTGTCAGCGAAGTCCTTGGCGTAAAAGTCGATGTTGATTGCACCCTCAATGTGACCGCGCTTGAACTCGAACGGGGTGCGGATGTCGAGAACAACGATCGACGGATCGGTTTCAAGTGCCTCATATGCGTCGCGCGGTGTCACATCGCGCAGTCCGGATGCGGCGGCCGGGTGAGGGGTGATCATCAGCATTGCGGCTGCGCCGAGAAACTGGCGTCGTGTCTGTTTCCAATACAATGCGGCCTCCCGGAAAGTGCGCAGTGGTTTGAGCACTGAAAGATAGCGGCCACGCAGCGCGCTTCAAGGCAACAGGAACCGGGGTCGAAGCCCGAGGCAACAAAAAACGGGGCCGAGGCCCCGTCCAATGTCTTGCAGTTTCGAAGCGGCTGATTAGCGCTTGGAGAACTGGAACGAGCGGCGAGCCTTGGCCTTGCCGTATTTCTTACGCTCGACCACGCGGCTGTCGCGGGTCAGGAAGCCACCCTTCTTGAGAACCGCGCGCAGGGCCGGCTCATAATAGGTGAGTGCCTTGGAGATGCCGTGACGAACCGCACCGGCCTGGCCGGAGAGGCCGCCGCCGACAACGGTGCAGACGACGTCGAACTGGCCCTGACGGGCAGCTGCGACGACAGGCTGCTGAACAACCATCTGCAGCACGGGACGGGCGAAATAGCTGACGAAATCGCGGCCGTTGACGGTGATCTTGCCGGTGCCCGGCTTGACCCAGACGCGGGCGATTGCGTTCTTGCGCTTGCCGGTGGCGTACGAGCGGCCCTGCTCGTCAACCTTGCGCACATGCACCGGGGCTTCCGGGGCAGCTTCAGCAGCGGTCACGGATGCGCCGAGCTCCTCAAGCGAATTGAGTTCAGCCATGATCAGGCGCTCCTTTTGTTCTTGGTGTTCAGCGAAGCGACGTCGAGAACGGTCGGCTGCTGTGCTTCATGCGGGTGCACGGAACCGGCATAGACTCGCAGGTTCTTCATCTGGCGGCGGCCAAGCGGTCCGCGGGGAACCATGCGTTCGACGGCCTTTTCGATGATCCGCTCGGGAAAGCGGCCTTCGAAAATCTGGCGCGCGGTGCGCTCCTTGATGCCGCCGGGGTAGCCGGTGTGCCAGTAATACTTTTTGTCAGTGTACTTCTTGCCCGTCAGGACTGCCTTTTCGGCATTGATGACGATGATGTTGTCGCCATCATCGACATGCGGGGTGAAGGTGGCTTTGTGCTTGCCGCGCAGGCGGTTGGCAACGATAGTGGCGAGACGACCGACGACGATGTCCGTTGCGTCGATGATCACCCACTTCTTTTCCACCTCTGCAGGCTTCTGCGAGAAGGTTTTCATTTGAGTTCTCTCTTGTTCAGGATCCGAAGCCGGCAGGCCGGAACGGACGTTTCTTGTTGCTTGCGTTGTCGCGGGCCTGGAACGCCAACACCTGCGACAACAATCGCGCCAGATCTGAATGGATCCGGACGCTGCGTGCTTATAGGCGAGGCGGGTTTGGCCGTCAAGCGAGTGAAATTGACCTGGAGTAGAAATAAGTCAATAAAAACAATGCAATACAAATACGGTATTAAAATACCCCATCAAATCTGAGGTGGAATGGAGTACGTGGCCGTCGCATGCGCGACCAAAGCGCCCTCATGGTCCGAAATCGCGATGTCGGTGACCACCAGCCGCTTTCCGAGTTTGAGAATGGTTGCGGTTGCATCAAGCGCGCCGGGCGCGGGCTTCATCAGGAAATTGATGTTGAGATTGGTCGTGACGGCCAGCGCCACCTTGCCGATATGGGCCAGGATCACGGCATAGGCGGCAAGGTCGGCCAGCATGAACAGGGTTGGCCCGCTGACGGTGCCGCCGGGCCGCAAATGTTTGTCATCGGCATTGAGCCGAACAAGCGCCGATCCGGGTGAGACTTCAATCACCGAGATATCGTCGCCATTGGACTTGATCTGCGGAAACACTTCATCGAGATAGGCGGAAACAGTCGGGGCGGTCATCACGGGTGTGGCCGGTGCGGGCATGGGCGTGGTCCTGTTGTTCTGTCGTTCAGGTTGGCGGGCCGGGCCGACAGCAAGCGGGTCCGGGCATTGGCGTCCGCCGATCGCGCTCGGCAATCAGTTCAAGGCCTTCAGCAAGCACCTCCACCAATAGACCCAAACCTTACATTGGATTCGATCTTTCCATCATACGTCGCGGAAATTTTGTTGCTGGTCAACGCCGCGGCGAGGCTTCACGCCACGCGATAGCCGGGTTAAATTGGGCGCAATCAACAAGGATTCCCGCGCATGACAGTCGTAGAGTTGAAACAGACCCCGCCCACAGGCCTGGTTACGTCGCAAATGCATGGAAGCGTGCTGCGCCTCGAGATGAACAACCCGCCTGCAAATGCGCTCTCGATTGCCATGATGCAGGCGCTGATGGATGCGTTTGAAGCGGCCCGCGATGACGGGGCGGTTCGGGTGATTGTGCTGGCCTCGGCAACCCCGGGCAAGCTGTTCTCGGCTGGTCATGACCTCAAGGAACTCACCCTGCATCGCGCTGATCAAGACAGGGGCAGGGCGTTTTTTGCGAAAACCATGAAGCTCTGCGCCGAGCTGATGCAGGCAATCGTCCACCTTCCCAAACCGGTGATTGCCGAGGTCGATGGTCTGGCCACGGCCGCGGGCTGTCAGCTGGTGGCATCCTGCGATCTGGCGATCTGTACCGACACCGCGGCCTTCTGTACGCCGGGCGTCAACATCGGCCTGTTCTGCTCCACGCCGATGGTGGCGCTGTCGCGCAATGTGAACCGCAAGCAGGCCATGGAAATGCTGCTGACCGGCGAAACCATTGATGCCTCGACCGCGCGCGAGTTCGGTCTGATCAACCGCATCGTGCCGCGCCAGTACCTCAATCAGGTTGTCATGAAATACGCCGAAATCATTGCTTCGAAATCACCTTTGACGGTCAAGATCGGCAAGGAAGCCTTCTACCGTCAGGCCGAAATGTCGCTTGAGGAGGCTTATGAATACACCGCAGGCGTGATGGTCGAAAACATGATGATCCGTGATGCCGAAGAAGGCATCAACGCCTTCATCACCAAACGCATGCCGGAATGGACGGGGGAGTGACTGCGCGACGTTGATGGACTTGAAAGGAAACTATGGCTACATTATCTCAGGTTTCGAATGGAGCTTTAGGAACATGCATCGATTTGTGATCAAAGACGGGCAGCCTGACAGCAACAAGCCTAATCAACCCAAGCCGGGACAGTACGGCCCGTCCCCAGTATATCTTTAGACACCTGCGCAGCTAACAGGTAAGCATTAATCCCGCTTACATTGGTCAGGTTGCCATCTGGTTGTCGCGTTCAAGCTCTGCCTTGCGGGCGCAAAGACGCCTGTCTTGAGAAATGTTCATAAGGTCCTCCAACACAATCATTGATTTCTCGGCCAGAATTGTGGCTTGTTCCACCATTCGGAACATATCCTTTATCATCAACAATTTCCGGTCCCTGTCGTAAGATTTGAACTCGGCGCTCCGCAATTCGATAACGAAATTGTCCATAACAGCCAGGTGGTGGTAAAATTGGACGACCAGGGGGATTTCCTCGCGCCCGAGCGCGGCAATCTCTGCTTTGATTGATCCGAATATCTCAGGGCCGGGATACCTGCTGAAATGGGGAGAGTAGTCTTTATTCCCTTTGGTTCTTAGCTTATTTTCGATGATCGGGATCGTTTCTTCCTGATTTGGTGCCTTTTTGAGCATCAACCATTGGACTTCAATCTCTGCCCGAATGGCGGCCCGCAGGTCGTTGCGTTTTTCCCGGCGAAGCAGGTATTGTTTGGTCAGCCAAGCAAAGATTGCAGCAAATCCGGTGAGCGCCACGCTTGCGAACCCAAGCACACCGGTTATGGTTGCTGGTATGTGTTTCGCATCGCTGATCCCTAGCCATGAAATTACATCCATCATCATTCGGTGCAATCCAGTCTTGCCGGGTTGGTAGGAACTGTGGGACGATTATTCAACCAAAGCGCGTAAAGATCAATGTTTGAACCCCACATCACAATGATCACGCTCGGTGTCGCCGATATCGCCGCCTCGACCGCTTTTTACCAGCGCCTCGGGTTCAGGCGCTCATCTGCCTCCAACGATAATGTGACCTTCTTTCACACCAATGGCACCGTGCTGGGCCTGTTCGGCCGCGATGCGCTGGCTCAAGACGCCGGGATCGAGCCAACGGCGAAGCAGGGTTTTGAAGCTGTTTCGCTGGCGCACAACCTGGCGTCACCCGAAGCCGTGGATGCCGCCTGGGATTTTGCTGTCGAATGTGGGGCTACACCCGTAAAAAGGCCGGAAAAAGTCTTCTGGGGTGGCTATTCGGGCTATTTCGCAGACCCGGACGGACACCTGTGGGAACTGGCCCACAATCCCTTCGCGCCATTGGACGAAAACGGCCATATGGGCTTGCCAGACTGACCGCTGATCAGGACACGAGGGCGCTCTACCGGCGTCTAAAAAACTCGTTGTCGTCATAGTCGGGCCGGAAACACCGCAACACCGCGCAGGAATTCGTGTCCTTGGCCGGAACAGTTGCCCGCTGGGTCACCTCGCCCTGCAGGCAGGAATTGGCGTTGGCCACGTAGCGATCATACAGGGTGATCCCGGGCGTTCGCTTGGAGGGATAGCGCAGAATGGCAGCTCCTTCATTGGCAAGTACCTGCTTGATCGCGGCACAACTCTGTCCGGTGGTCTGTATGCGGCTGATGGCCGAGGCCGGACCGGCGAGCGCCACTGTTGCGACGACCGAGAATAGGGCAATTCCGAGTCTCCGTTGCATCTCAAGCTCCTTGGTTAGCTGACTGGGGATTAAGCACTCAATGTGGCGCTGCTGTGGTGCCGGCACAGGGACTGCGTCTGACAATTGCGTGATCCGCGCAAGCCGGGCTGGCAGAACGCATTACGGGCAAGCGGCGATACTCTGCGAAGACCTGATGCCTTGACGCGGCAGGAGCCGGTTGCGACAACCTCGACAGACCGAGCCGGAACATGTCCCATGAATCACGAGACTTATGACAATGCCTACATCTCCGGAATCCTGCAGTCGGTGAGGACCATTGCGGTTGTCGGCGCGTCCGCCAATGACGTGCGCCCGAGCTATTTCGTGATGAAATACATGCTCGACAAGGGATACCGGGTGATCCCGGTCAATCCGGGGCAGGCGGGCAAGGAAATATTGGGGCAGCTGAGCTATGCGCGGCTCGGCGAAATCCCCGGACCAGTCGACATGGTCGACATCTTCCGCGCCTCCGGCGCGGTACCCGGCATTGTCGAGGAAACCCTGTCGCTCGATCCCTTGCCCAAGGTGATCTGGATGCAATTGACCGTTCGCCATGACGAAGCCGCAGCTCGCGCCGAAGCTGCCGGCCTTCAGGTGGTGATGAACCGCTGCCCCAAGATCGAATATGCGCGCCTGTCGGGCGAAATCGGCTGGAACGGCGTTAATTCGGGCGTGATCTCGTCGCGCAAGCCGGTGATGCGGTCCGGCTTCCAGAGTTATGGGCTGCGGATCAAACCGGACGGCCGCGACAACGGCTGACGGGCCTGAGCGCAGGGGGACTCTGCCGATTTGACGCCACAGTTTCAGTCCATCGCGGGGACGCAGCTGCGTGCTGTGCTTCAATTGCGTGATCTCGCGATGTGAAATTGTTCAGGAGCCGCCGATGATCCGGATCTTCAAACTGATGCGCACCACCGCGTTTCTCGCAGTTCTGTGCGTGTCGCTCGCCACCACATCTTTAAGTCTCGGGGTCTGGGCAGTGTCGCTGACGGCACAGGTCACCACCATGACCGCGAGCGCCGCTGCCGCAGCCATTGCCCATCGCAAGGCGATTGCCGCAGCGGTGCTGCGCACCAAGGCCAAGGCGCGGCTCCGGCGGGCCCTGGTAGTGGTGCCGGTGGCAGGCATCGCCGCGGCCATTGCCTTCGAGCGCGAGGACTATCTTGAATGGAAGCAGGACAATCCAGACGGCGATCTTGAAACTTATGGCTGCGAGGTGAGCGCGGTGTCGGCCGAGGTTGTCGATGACGTGCTGCAGGATCTTCCCGAACAAGTTCGCCCCTCGCGCGACTGGCTGCTCTCGCGCCTGCCCGAATGTGCGGATCCCGCTGCGCAGCTGTGAGGCGCGGCCCTGGCCCCGCCGCTTTTGCAGTCTTCGCTTTCACAGCTTGGATCTTTCGCAGCATGATTTTCCCCGATCGGTGCTGAAATTGCGCCTCAAGCATGTCCCTAGGCCTGTCGGCGCAAAATTCTTCTTTGACCAGCGCGCGGACATGCGGGATAAACGCCGCGACACCCAACACGGGCCGCAACCGGCCCCACAGGGCACAAGGGGAGAGGTCCATGTCGAACAATCAACCAGGTTTCAACACGCTTGCCATCCATGCCGGTGCGCAGCCAGATCCGGCCACAGGCGCGCGCGCCACGCCGATCTACCAGACCACCAGCTTTGTTTTCGAGGATGCCGATCATGCTGCCTCGCTGTTCGGCCTGAAAGCCTTCGGCAACATCTACACCCGCATCATGAACCCGACACAGGCCGTGCTTGAAGAGCGTCTGGCGGCGCTTGAGGGCGGCACCGCAGCCCTTGCCGTGGCTTCTGGCCACGCTGCGCAACTGCTGGTGTTCCACACCATCATGAGCCCCGGCGACAACTTCATCGCCGCCAACCGGCTTTACGGTGGTTCGATCAACCAGTTCGGCCAGTCCTTCAAATCCTTCGACTGGCATGTGCGCTGGGCCGATCCGGCCGATATGGCCAGCATCGAGGCCCAGATCGATGATCGCACCAAGGCGATCTTCATCGAGAGCCTTGCCAACCCGGGCGGCACCTTTGTTGACATCAACGCCATAGCCGAAGTCGCGCGCAAGCACGGCCTGCCACTGATCGTCGACAACACCATGGCCTCACCTTATCTCATCCAGCCGATCGAGCATGGCGCCGACATCGTGGTGCATTCGCTGACCAAGTTCATCGGCGGCCACGGCAACTCGATGGGCGGCGTGATTGTCGACGGTGGCTCCTTCGATTGGTCGAAATCCGGCAAATACCCGATGCTCAGCGAGCCGCGGCCTGAATATGGCGGCATGGTGCTGCATGAAACCTTCGGCAATTTTGCCTTTGCGATTGCCTGCCGGGTGCTGGGCTTGCGCGATTTCGGCCCCGCCATCTCGCCGTTCAACGCCTTCATGATCCTGACCGGCATCGAGACCCTGGCGCTGCGCATGCAGCGCCACTCGGACAACGCGCTGGAAGTGGCAAACTGGCTGGCCAAGCACGACAAGGTGGCCTGGGTGTCCTATGCCGGCCGTTCCGAGCATGAGAACCACGCGCTGCAGCAGCGCTATTCGCCCAAGGGCGGTGGCGCGGTGTTCACCTTTGGCCTGAAGGGCGGCTACGACTCCGGCGTCAAGTTCGTCGAGGGCCTTGAGATGTTCTCGCATCTGGCCAATATCGGCGACACCCGCTCGCTGGTCATCCACCCGGCCTCGACCACCCACCGCCAGCTCACGCCCGAGCAGCAGGTGGCTGCCGGCGCCGGTCCCGACGTGGTGCGTCTCTCGGTCGGCATCGAAGACGTCAAGGACATCATTGCCGATCTGGAGCAGGCGCTCGCCAAGGCCTGATCGCGGATGTGAAGGTTGAGATTGAATGGCCCGGCCTCAAAAGCCGGGCCGTTTTGCGTTCTGGGCCGTGTTCCAAGGTCTTGCCCGCCAAGGCTTCAGCTGGTTCTATTGCGCAGGCAAATGACCGAGCCGGAGCTTTTCACAATGCGCCTGAGTTTTTCTGTCCTGATCTTGTGTCTGATGGTCTTCAGTCCCGCCCGGTCGGAGACACTCACCTCGATCCCGTCCGCCAGCATTGATGACCCAAAATCCTTCTGGCGGGCGGCTATGGAAGAGTTTTACGGCCCTTATGACAATCGCCGCAAATGCTGGGTTGCCGCGCGCGCAGCCGAACCGCTGTGCATGCGCCCACACCTGTTGTCCACCGTGATCGAAGACGGCGTTCCGACGCTTTATGCCGCCATGGCCGGCTACGCGATCACCCCCGAGGGTGGGCATGCAGACTGCCATGCCTGTTCGGGCAAGCTTGGCCTCGTCATTCTCAGGCCGCGGGGAGACAGGCTGGCCCTGGTAGCCAGCAACGATCTCACCACCGATGCCGGCTCCTGGGGGCAAGTGCCGCCGGAGGAGGCCTTCCGTGTTGTCGAACTCGGGAAGAACAATCACGGCTGGCTGATGGAGTTCTATTACACCGGGCAGGGTTACACCGAGGGAGGCGTCGGGGTCTTTGGTGCGATCGGCGACAGGGTGCTCGATCTGGGTTTCATATCGACCCATTCCGACAATAGAGGAACCTGTGGCGACGGATTGGGTGTCTGCTACAAGTACAGCTATGAGATTCTGAACGATCCAACTGTATCAGACGCCCGGTTTGGCGATCTGATCGCCCGCAAGCTTGAAAGCTCCAAGCGCGGCGCACCGGCAACGGTCCGGGTGCAGTTCTCGGAAAGCGACTTGAAGTACCTCACACCGCCCGACCTTGAGGCGGCGCTCGGCAATTGAGCCGCGTCCGTTTGATCTCTCTCAACGCCCCGTGGTGCAAGAGCGGCTAGGTTGGGTTTCCAAATAATGGAGGTCCCCGATGTTCTGCAAAGCTGCATCCTGCGCAATTCTGTTTTCCGTATTCCTGCTGGGCTCCGCACCCGCTATCCAGGCCCAATCGGCCAATCCTGCCTGGCTAGACCAGCTGTCCGAACAACTGGCGATCGAGAAGGACTGCGCCGTCGACTATTTTCTCAACATGCGGGAAGGCGAGCTCGCGGGACGGCTGACGTTCGAGGCACGCGCGCAATGCGCCGATGGCCGTCAGTTCGACGGATCGCTGACCGAGCCTGCGGAAGAATTCACCATCAGTGAATGCGGCGTTCAGGTCTGTTGAGAACCGTCGCTTGGCGAGGGATGCGACATATCTTCAGCCAGCCACGCCATCCGGTCGCAGAACCACAGCTTGAACATTGAGGCGAGCATCGCGCCGAGAAATGCGGACCAGGGGTTGAGCACCCATAGGCCGTAGGCGACCGGGATCAACGAGAGCCCTGAAAGCAGCGAAAGGACAAGTGCCCCACGCGCATGGTGTTGCGGAATCGGCATCGTCTTGCGCGCCAGCCAGTGGCGTTCTCCTAGCACCGCTTTCGACGCCCAGCTCTTAAGATCGGTCGGTGGCGGAAAGGCACGTGGATTGACAAGCGTCCACGCAATCAGCCCGGCCACAGGAGCCAGGCACCACCAGCCTATCCAGACGCGTGACCAGATGGCGAGCGTCAACAGAAGCAGGATCGGAACCCGGGTCCAGAAACTCAAGGGATTGGCATGACGCGCCCAGGTCGCGTCACTCATCATCATCGATTGTTCAATTGCTTTGTCGAGTCGCATGGGTCCATTATCGAGATGTTGAAATGATTTGGTGATTTGCCATGAGCCTAGAGAAAATAGTCCCCGTTGTCCCTACCGTCGAGCCGGAGGTGTCGAGCCCCGATCCGCAAAAGGTCATAGCCGGCAATCCCGTCCACACCACATGGAACCTGGAGGAACGAGACGGGCTCTATTGCGGCATCTGGCAGTCGACGCCGGGCAAGTGGACGATCTCCTATGACGAGTGGGAATATTGCCGGATTCTCGAAGGCGTGTCGGTGATTTCCCAGGATGATGGTGACGCTGTCACGGTCAGGGCCGGGGACAGTTTTGTCTTGCGGCCGGGCTTCAAGGGAAGCTGGGAAGTGATTGAAACGACTCGAAAAGACTATGTCATTCGCTTGTGAGGCCGGGGTATGAGCAAAAGCGCCGCAGACGCACCTCGCGGGCACCGTGTTCTGGTCCTGGGAGGCACCGGAACCATTGGCCGCGCAACGGTCCGCGCGCTTGTTGATCAAGGCCATGAGGTCGTGTGTTTCGTCAGGGGCAAGCCTGGCGGCGAACCCGCTCCCGCACAGTCAGCACGCGGCGATTGGCCGGTCGGCGTCAGTGTCCGCCATGGTGATATCACCGATCCGCTGAGCTTTGCGCGTGATGGAATCTGTGGCGAGACGTTTGACGCATTGGTCTCTTGCCTGGCCTCGCGCACCGGTGCCCCGAAGGACGCCTGGGCGATCGATTGCCAGGCCCATTCGAAGGCCCTGAAGGTCGCAACAGAGGCGGGGATCGGGCAGATGGTGCTGCTCTCGGCGATCTGTGTGCAGAAGCCGCTGCTCGAATTCCAGAAGGCCAAACTCGCCTTCGAAGCCGAATTGATGGCTTCGGGGCTGACCTATTCAATCGTGCGTCCCACAGCCTTTTTCAAATCCCTCTCAGGACAGATCGAACGGGTCCGCAAAGGCAAGCCGTTTTTGTTGTTTGGCGACGGTGAGCTCACCGCCTGCAAGCCGATCAGCGACCGCGATCTGGGACAGTTCATCGCAACTTGCCTGAAGGACGAATCCCGCTGGAACCGGATCTTGCCGGTCGG
The DNA window shown above is from Hoeflea phototrophica DFL-43 and carries:
- a CDS encoding PaaI family thioesterase; protein product: MPAPATPVMTAPTVSAYLDEVFPQIKSNGDDISVIEVSPGSALVRLNADDKHLRPGGTVSGPTLFMLADLAAYAVILAHIGKVALAVTTNLNINFLMKPAPGALDATATILKLGKRLVVTDIAISDHEGALVAHATATYSIPPQI
- a CDS encoding YrhK family protein, with the translated sequence MALFQPSRHHRYFSDAHYYARFELAYTLVDVTAALLFVIGSIMFFSEDWLTTGTWCFLVGSICFAFKPVLRIIRELRYIRDNDYEDLAKRFENES
- a CDS encoding enoyl-CoA hydratase, yielding MTVVELKQTPPTGLVTSQMHGSVLRLEMNNPPANALSIAMMQALMDAFEAARDDGAVRVIVLASATPGKLFSAGHDLKELTLHRADQDRGRAFFAKTMKLCAELMQAIVHLPKPVIAEVDGLATAAGCQLVASCDLAICTDTAAFCTPGVNIGLFCSTPMVALSRNVNRKQAMEMLLTGETIDASTAREFGLINRIVPRQYLNQVVMKYAEIIASKSPLTVKIGKEAFYRQAEMSLEEAYEYTAGVMVENMMIRDAEEGINAFITKRMPEWTGE
- a CDS encoding rhodanese-like domain-containing protein, yielding MYWKQTRRQFLGAAAMLMITPHPAAASGLRDVTPRDAYEALETDPSIVVLDIRTPFEFKRGHIEGAINIDFYAKDFADRIMALEPGRTYVMYCHAGGRSHALMRAFTRTDFKDVMHIPAGFSGWRRERLPYVR
- the rplM gene encoding 50S ribosomal protein L13, which encodes MKTFSQKPAEVEKKWVIIDATDIVVGRLATIVANRLRGKHKATFTPHVDDGDNIIVINAEKAVLTGKKYTDKKYYWHTGYPGGIKERTARQIFEGRFPERIIEKAVERMVPRGPLGRRQMKNLRVYAGSVHPHEAQQPTVLDVASLNTKNKRSA
- the argC gene encoding N-acetyl-gamma-glutamyl-phosphate reductase gives rise to the protein MAPKIFIDGEHGTTGLQIVNRLTGRTDIELMSMPADQRRDPEVRKAFLRDADIAILCLPDDAARESVALAADAGTRFIDASTAHRSHPDWAYGFAELSKDQAARIASAQFVSNPGCYSTGAIALLAPLVAQGLLPADYPVTINAVSGYTGGGKQMIAQMEDASRDDAITAPHFAYALTLAHKHVPEIIARTGISRRPIFTPAVGRFAQGMLVNVPLHLDLMTGNVTLSGIHAALSNHYEGSGIVEVASLEEASKAGRLDPEELKGTDRIKLYVCGTEGTDQANLIASLDNLGKGASGAAVQNLNLMIGG
- a CDS encoding VOC family protein, with the translated sequence MFEPHITMITLGVADIAASTAFYQRLGFRRSSASNDNVTFFHTNGTVLGLFGRDALAQDAGIEPTAKQGFEAVSLAHNLASPEAVDAAWDFAVECGATPVKRPEKVFWGGYSGYFADPDGHLWELAHNPFAPLDENGHMGLPD
- the rpsI gene encoding 30S ribosomal protein S9, with product MAELNSLEELGASVTAAEAAPEAPVHVRKVDEQGRSYATGKRKNAIARVWVKPGTGKITVNGRDFVSYFARPVLQMVVQQPVVAAARQGQFDVVCTVVGGGLSGQAGAVRHGISKALTYYEPALRAVLKKGGFLTRDSRVVERKKYGKAKARRSFQFSKR
- a CDS encoding CoA-binding protein; amino-acid sequence: MNHETYDNAYISGILQSVRTIAVVGASANDVRPSYFVMKYMLDKGYRVIPVNPGQAGKEILGQLSYARLGEIPGPVDMVDIFRASGAVPGIVEETLSLDPLPKVIWMQLTVRHDEAAARAEAAGLQVVMNRCPKIEYARLSGEIGWNGVNSGVISSRKPVMRSGFQSYGLRIKPDGRDNG
- the speB gene encoding agmatinase, with the translated sequence MANKSIDHAFTARSLTSAATDPTYAGALSFMRRKYTKTLKGADAVVWGIPFDAAVSNRPGARFGPQAIRRASAIFDNDPQYPFARDLFEAMAVIDYGDCLLDYGNHQKTPATIEREAAKILKSGAFLLSLGGDHFVTWPLLKAHAAIHGPLALVQFDAHQDTWFDDGRRIDHGSFVGRAVRDGVIDPSRSIQVGIRTHAPEDCGIRIVYGHEVEDMSAADIASTILDHVGDMACYVTFDIDCLDPAFAPGTGTPVAGGPSSAKMLSVLQKLGGLDIKGADIVEVAPAYDHADITAIAGASVAMHYLGLLAERRSRR